From Rutidosis leptorrhynchoides isolate AG116_Rl617_1_P2 chromosome 3, CSIRO_AGI_Rlap_v1, whole genome shotgun sequence, a single genomic window includes:
- the LOC139898353 gene encoding protein IQ-DOMAIN 19-like, whose protein sequence is MGKTSKWLKNLLTGNKHKTTTQPPIPTQDTSPSPIATHSTTPKERRRWSFRRSSATATANSKENTSTRPPLSIQQEKLDVQNHDTPIVTPLVAATTMMPLTTTIVTMRIDIQEDLAAIKIQSVFRSHLARKALCALKGLVKLQALVRGHLVRKQAAETLRCMHALVTAQARARAQRTRTSSHMFHHGVNNQELMEENIKIVEMDIGHARPTEYMLSDANQTNHFDEYYLKPYNCRPNSVYSVTDYSETVQEVGVCPSYMANTQSSRAKTRSHSAPKQRPPDQAGPPAERRSISSIKRRPSLEGKNVPRAVRMQRSSSHVGSGGQPNHYPWSIKLDKSSMSLIESECGSTSTMLTDGYYSKSVVGYGY, encoded by the coding sequence ATGGGAAAAACAAGCAAATGGCTCAAAAACTTGTTAACCGGAAACAAACACAAAACCACTACTCAACCACCAATCCCCACCCAAGACACCTCACCCTCACCCATTGCCACCCACTCCACAACCCCCAAAGAAAGGCGTAGATGGAGTTTCCGGCGATCATCCGCCACGGCTACCGCCAATTCAAAGGAGAATACATCGACTCGGCCACCACTTTCTATCCAACAAGAAAAATTAGATGTACAGAACCATGATACGCCAATTGTGACGCCACTAGTGGCGGCCACCACCATGATGCCTCTCACAACCACCATTGTAACTATGAGAATCGACATCCAAGAGGATCTAGCCGCTATAAAGATCCAATCGGTTTTTAGGTCTCATTTAGCAAGGAAAGCTTTATGTGCTTTAAAAGGCCTAGTGAAGTTGCAAGCTTTAGTTAGGGGTCACTTGGTGCGAAAACAAGCAGCCGAGACTCTTCGGTGCATGCATGCTTTAGTGACAGCTCAGGCTCGAGCTCGTGCTCAACGAACACGAACATCAAGTCACATGTTTCATCATGGTGTTAACAATCAAGAACTAATGGAAGAAAACATCAAAATTGTGGAAATGGATATTGGGCATGCAAGACCAACCGAATATATGTTGTCCGATGCTAACCAAACCAATCATTTCGATGAATACTACCTGAAACCTTATAATTGTAGACCAAATTCTGTTTATTCTGTTACAGATTATTCTGAAACGGTCCAAGAAGTTGGTGTTTGTCCAAGTTATATGGCTAATACCCAGTCCTCAAGGGCCAAAACCCGATCTCATAGCGCTCCTAAGCAGCGCCCTCCAGATCAGGCTGGGCCCCCAGCTGAGAGACGGTCTATAAGTAGCATTAAGCGTAGGCCTTCTCTTGAAGGCAAAAATGTGCCACGAGCAGTTCGGATGCAACGTTCATCATCTCATGTTGGTTCGGGTGGTCAACCGAATCACTACCCATGGTCAATCAAGCTTGACAAGTCAAGTATGTCTCTTATAGAAAGTGAATGTGGGTCCACTAGTACTATGTTAACCGATGGATATTATAGTAAATCGGTTGTTGGTTATGGATACTAA